The Candidatus Zixiibacteriota bacterium DNA segment CGGTCAGACCTGCGACCAGGGCAGCCGCGATGGCATCGGGTCCGAAGGTCTTTGATACGGCGACGAGGACGACCGAGTCAGGCGGGCGACCCAGACGCGCCAGTTCGCCGTGCAGTTCATCTCGGAACCGGCGAATGTTCTCGGTGATCTGGTCGACGGGGTTTGTCACACCGGAAGTATACAACCGGATCGCAGGGGGCTGAAAGCCCCCTGTCCTCGATTCGAGTGCACCGGCCGTTCGTTGCGGACAGGGGGTTTTCAACCTCCTGCAGACCGGACCATGAGCAAGGGGCTGAAGCCCCTTGTCCTCAGGGATGCAGCGAGGGAGGAGGGGAGAATGCGAAAGGGGCACGGTGTGCCGTGCCCCTGCTGAAGCGGTCGTGTGACTGTCTACGACTTGTGTTTCTTGACGACGATGCGGAAAATCTGCGTGAAACCATCGGTTCCAGTCGCTTCGACGCGGCCGAGGTAGACGCCGTCGGCGACGATCTTGCTGCCGTCGGTGCGGCCGTCCCAAATCAGCGATGCGGCGCCGGCGGCATAATCCAGATCGCGCACCGGCTCGCCCGCCAAATCGTAGATGGTGGCAACCCCGGCGGTCCCGGGGGCGCGCTTGAACGTGAGCGTCACCGGACCGTCATTGGGATTGAACGGATTCGGACTGACTGCCTCGGGTGCTGCCGGGGAGTTGACCTTCAGGGTGATGGGGACACGAATGGTCGAACTGGTCTCATCGGAGGTCCAGAGCACGATCGTGTCGCGGTATGTCCGTGCGGTCAGTGACCCGATATGGGCGCCGACCGTCAACGTCAGCGACTGGCCGGTGTCGATCGTGCCGCTATCGGGATCGGCTGAGGCCCACGATGGTGCCTCTTTGACGTCAAAGAGCGAGACCACCACGTCGGTGCGGTTCCGCAACGTCAGTTCCTGCGTCTGCGGATCGGCGCCCCCTTCGGTTCCGGTGAACTGCAGGGCGACAGGCTGGACCGTCAGCGATCCTACGCCGCTAAAGATATCCCGTGCATACTGCGCCGAGGCGAGCAGATCGGCTTCGCTTTCGGCGCCGATAACGGCAAAGGCGACCGTAACGAGGGAATCGGCGGGGATGTCGTACGGTCCCGTGGCGATCAGGTGCGAGGCGTCCCCGATGGTGTCAACGTCCGCCTGTGTAAATCCTTCGGCCATGGCCGCCCATTTCTCGGCATTGGCGAAACCGTCAAAGATGTCGCGCACGTTGCTGAACGTCCGGTAGGCGGTTGTGCCCACTGGGGAGATCACCGTGACCCCCCGGAGCCGCGACCCACCGCGTTCCTGCATCCAACCCACTCCCTCAGTGGGGCGGTAGATGCTGGTATCCTGACTGGCATCGGCCCAGGGGAAATCCCAATCGAAGTACAGACCGGCACGCAGGCCGGCAATCGGAGAGCCGGATTTGTTGTGCATCGTGTACTCGGCCACCAGATAGTCGTCAGCGGCGGCGCTCGTGTCGACCCATGTGCGCTGCTCGATGAAGAGTCCGAGCGGATACTCGGCGGTTTCATCGGAGAACGCCGAGCGCGTCTCCTCGGAATGACGGGCGCTGGGGGCCTGGATTTCCATGCGTCCGCCGGGATCGACGACGAAGTCGGCATCGGGAGCGCTGACGACGCGGGCATTGTCGGAGACATGCTGCATGTCGGTGCCCACGAGGAGGGCCCCTTCGAAGAGGGTCTGAGTGGCATCGCTGCCAAAGAGATATCCCTCCCCATATCCACTGCTGCCGCGTCGTGGCGCCAAGCCATCGATCGAAAGACCGAATATCCCGGCATCGCCCACGGTCATCCTGAAGTTCCCCGCATGGTGCGTATACATCGTTTCCGTCCGCGACGGGCCGATCTGCACTGCGGCCAGTGTCGTACGCGCGTAGCCGCCATCGGCGGTGATCTGGAACTGGACCGGCACCCGTTCCCCGCCCAGCAGGTCGGGGTCGACGGAGAAGGTGAAGGGATCGGCGAAATTCCCCGCGGTGTCGGCGTTCGCGACGCTACCCAGGAAGGTCGTCCCATCCGTGATCGTGATCCTTGGGTCGGCGGATGTCATAGTGACATTGACATCCGTTGCCGCGACCCCGGTGTTGCGCAGGACCAGCACCAT contains these protein-coding regions:
- a CDS encoding S8 family serine peptidase encodes the protein MRRSNHNRYAAAAIVWAGALLAGVVFTGATADAGTIGPALEQRLSESGPDDFIRVIIRPIGAIPGGSVKRQVTMQYATRAAQHRAAVETLRVTADRTQPAILSTLRADEYRARVDRVNAYWIDNVIVADMTPSAIAEIASRPDVAEVILMPQVKLIAPVTSADATGIAAPQVTVEPGLRAIKADSAWAQGITGKGRLVGSLDTGVDGGHELLSPKWRGHNGATPAESWYDPVFGDTVPRTYSGLGASHGTQVMGIMVAVLPLGATNDTLGVCPDCQWISAAAIDVPCPTSPEALCSDPFAALQWIADPDGDPTTEVDVPDAVANPWGVVENPTYGCIDAFWNAIDNIEAAGAAMFFAAGNYDTQIPYSNRVWNPGNRNTSDVNSFAVGMVNANNPSLPIDALSSRGPSGCDGVTIKPEVVAPGVNVRTTNPNNGITNGAYGTSFATPHVAAAAALLRQYNPNATVDQIKNALLQTARDLGPSGNDNDYGRGIIDLAAALRYLPANTQPSLDILHDYYVRPAPGTSTSMVLVLRNTGVAATDVNVTMTSADPRITITDGTTFLGSVANADTAGNFADPFTFSVDPDLLGGERVPVQFQITADGGYARTTLAAVQIGPSRTETMYTHHAGNFRMTVGDAGIFGLSIDGLAPRRGSSGYGEGYLFGSDATQTLFEGALLVGTDMQHVSDNARVVSAPDADFVVDPGGRMEIQAPSARHSEETRSAFSDETAEYPLGLFIEQRTWVDTSAAADDYLVAEYTMHNKSGSPIAGLRAGLYFDWDFPWADASQDTSIYRPTEGVGWMQERGGSRLRGVTVISPVGTTAYRTFSNVRDIFDGFANAEKWAAMAEGFTQADVDTIGDASHLIATGPYDIPADSLVTVAFAVIGAESEADLLASAQYARDIFSGVGSLTVQPVALQFTGTEGGADPQTQELTLRNRTDVVVSLFDVKEAPSWASADPDSGTIDTGQSLTLTVGAHIGSLTARTYRDTIVLWTSDETSSTIRVPITLKVNSPAAPEAVSPNPFNPNDGPVTLTFKRAPGTAGVATIYDLAGEPVRDLDYAAGAASLIWDGRTDGSKIVADGVYLGRVEATGTDGFTQIFRIVVKKHKS